CCGCAGGCCCAGCAAAGGCTCGGGATCGGTCTCGCCCGCGTGGGCGGTGGATCGGCGAGCGCCGTGCGGCAAGTTGCCGGAGAGATCGTGGTGCCGCCGACCAGCGCCAACGGCGTTCCGGTCAATTCAACGACCAATCTGCAGCAGATCGGCAGCCAGCAGGCCGCAGCCGACGCCGAGCTGGCGCGCGCGACCGCCCAGGCCCGGCTCGCACGCATCGCCCTCAATCGTGCCGAAGGCCTGGTGCGCGAGGAAGCGGGCAGCATCCGCGCCCGCGACGAAGCCGCAGCCGCCCTTGCCGCGGCCCAGGCGGCACTTGGTGCCGCCCGCCAGCAGCGCCAGTTGCTCGGCCCATCGGTGGCATCGCTCGGCTCGCAATCGACGCTATGGGTGCGGGCCTCCGTATTCGGGAGTGACGTCGGCAGTGTGCGGCGCGACGGCGCCGCGACGATCCGCCCGCTCGGCAATGGTGGTACGCCGCGCGCCGCGCGGCCCGTGCAGGCACCCCCTTCGGCCAATACCAGTGCGGGCACCGTCGACCTGTATTTCGCGGTCGACAATCGCGACCGCGCCTTCCGGATTGGTCAGCGCGTCTCGGTCGATCTGCCGCTCACCGGCCAGACCGAGGGCCTGTCGGTTCCGTCCGCGGCGCTCCTGCGCGACATCTATGGCGGGGAGTGGGTATACCAGAAGACCGCCGCAAACACCTTCGTGCGCCAGCGCGTCGAGGTTGCGTCCGAACGAGACGGGCGCGCCTTGCTTGCTCGCGGCCTCATCCCCGGCGCCGAAGTCGTCACGACCGGCGCGGCCGAGCTGTTCGGCACCGAGTTCGGGGCGGCGCACTGATGCTCGGCCGCCTCGTTCATTTCGCGCTCGCGCAGCGTGTGCTCATACTGGCGGTTGCCGCCCTCCTCGTCGTGC
The Novosphingobium sp. EMRT-2 genome window above contains:
- a CDS encoding efflux RND transporter periplasmic adaptor subunit, translating into MRQIILIAPILLAGCGSDPSQPAAPPAHAETIAHETELLKLTLTPQAQQRLGIGLARVGGGSASAVRQVAGEIVVPPTSANGVPVNSTTNLQQIGSQQAAADAELARATAQARLARIALNRAEGLVREEAGSIRARDEAAAALAAAQAALGAARQQRQLLGPSVASLGSQSTLWVRASVFGSDVGSVRRDGAATIRPLGNGGTPRAARPVQAPPSANTSAGTVDLYFAVDNRDRAFRIGQRVSVDLPLTGQTEGLSVPSAALLRDIYGGEWVYQKTAANTFVRQRVEVASERDGRALLARGLIPGAEVVTTGAAELFGTEFGAAH